The stretch of DNA CGCGTTCCAGTCGGTTTAAAATTCTGTCAGCATGACTTGACACCCACGTATTTGAAAACCTCATTTGCCATTCTCTTCCAACAACCTCAAATGTGTTTGCAGACATTTCTAAATGGGTGTCTTTAAGAGCTTTGCGTTGCGCGCTGGGATCTATTCCTTTAGCGACTTTTCTTCGCAGATCGTCTCTATGCTCCCGAGCAACTTTAAGAGAGATCTCAGGATATAACCCCCTAAAGACAAAAGCTTCTCTTTACCCATGAAGCGGCATTTACACCGCCAGCGCTTACTTCCCTTGGGAGTAACTTCTAAGTAAAGGCCCCTTCTCGTCATATAGCTTCTGAATCTTCTCCGAAGCCTTTGTATTCTTAATTAGGGTGTCCGTTAATGCCATCTGGGGGTAACTTCTTACTCCTCAAGCAGGTTACCCCCCAAAGATACCCACCTTAGCCTTCGGCTGTGGTTGGATGATGTCGGACAATGCAGAATGAATTCTCTCTATGAAAATAGCCCCTAAGAGGGGAAGGCTGGTATTTATCGGATTTTCTCGGAAAAAAATTGGTGGAGGAGAGTCGCAACTTATCGGAACTTCCTCCTGCACCAAAACCTATCCTATATTCCTGAAATCACTCCACTAACCAAGTGTCAAAGTTAAATCCTGAATGTCCGTGAGAGTGGAGGAAGGAAATTGCGAGTGCTCGCCCGACACTAGTCAAAGTACAACTTTTCAATGGTGTCTCTTTCCATTTTTCGAAAATAATGTTACTAGATGGAAGGTCGCTCTCTAACTTTTTTTGAATATCAGAGTTTGCCATCAATGTTTGCCTGTAATGACCCAATATTTCCTGGTGCGCTTCGACTGCGACTCCTTTGTTTTTCATTTCAACTGATAAAACCTCTTCATCTAGACAACTATACTGAAGAAAATTTTTTTCAAATAAGTGCTGACAACACACCTTCATTGCTTCGGTGCGAAATTTTTCTGGAATGTCCTCTTCCTTGAATCCCTTAATGAAGAATCCACCATAGTGGCCCTTCAATATTTTAAATATATCCATTGTGCCAATCGAGGAAGTCATGCAGCCCAAATACTCCAAATGTTTGTAGCTAAGATCTGATTTATTTAGACTACTAAAATATTTAATCCATAGGGTCTCTAAGCGTGATAAAAATTCTTTGTAATCACCAGTCTTAAAGCGTGAATGTCTCGCAAGAAAAACAGACACAATTATGCAATGTTGTTGCTGAGATACCTTTCCTACAACCTCGACCGCCTCATTCAGAATCAGCTGTTTTGTTGATCTAGTATTTTCGCTTGCTCGCTCAACCATTAAATCAACCAATAGCTTTTCGAGATCGGCATCACCTGATCTCGCAAAGGCTATACTCGATTCA from Bdellovibrio sp. ArHS encodes:
- a CDS encoding LPO_1073/Vpar_1526 family protein, translated to GGSVTVIQGITVTEAREIALDVYKANALDLAKSARDLVDERVSKITDKIVTEIHSRKAEALNSFGDPDFQYKLYESSIAFARSGDADLEKLLVDLMVERASENTRSTKQLILNEAVEVVGKVSQQQHCIIVSVFLARHSRFKTGDYKEFLSRLETLWIKYFSSLNKSDLSYKHLEYLGCMTSSIGTMDIFKILKGHYGGFFIKGFKEEDIPEKFRTEAMKVCCQHLFEKNFLQYSCLDEEVLSVEMKNKGVAVEAHQEILGHYRQTLMANSDIQKKLESDLPSSNIIFEKWKETPLKSCTLTSVGRALAISFLHSHGHSGFNFDTWLVE